In Meiothermus ruber DSM 1279, the following proteins share a genomic window:
- a CDS encoding MerR family transcriptional regulator: MDSLETLLQRGAEWDLAGLVREANARLPRYLPQEFGSQRVREAVTARLVRHYTGLGMLDEPLRVGREARYSARHLLQLLVVRRLMAEGHGASALGDLARRKSDAELLAMLEGGVALTAKETPSALSYLTELRQQYRMPTAPIPSAAPLPVEAAPPAELRWRRFEIVPGLELHVREDFRLPKTPSELDALLRHLRERLETQKPRRR; encoded by the coding sequence ATGGACAGCCTCGAGACCCTGTTGCAGCGCGGTGCCGAGTGGGATCTGGCGGGGCTGGTGCGCGAAGCCAACGCCCGCCTGCCCCGCTACTTGCCCCAGGAGTTCGGCAGCCAGCGGGTGCGCGAGGCGGTTACGGCCCGCCTGGTGCGCCACTACACCGGGCTGGGGATGCTCGACGAGCCCCTGCGGGTAGGGCGGGAGGCCCGCTACTCGGCGCGGCACCTGCTGCAACTGCTGGTGGTGCGGCGCCTGATGGCCGAGGGGCACGGGGCCAGCGCCCTGGGGGATCTGGCCCGGCGCAAGAGCGACGCCGAGCTGCTGGCGATGCTCGAGGGTGGGGTGGCCCTCACCGCCAAAGAGACCCCATCCGCGCTTAGCTACCTGACGGAGCTGCGCCAGCAGTACCGGATGCCCACTGCTCCGATCCCCTCGGCTGCCCCGCTCCCTGTGGAGGCAGCCCCACCAGCCGAGCTGCGCTGGCGACGCTTCGAGATCGTCCCTGGATTGGAACTGCACGTGCGCGAAGACTTCCGCCTACCCAAGACCCCCAGCGAGCTGGACGCCTTGTTGCGACACCTGCGCGAGCGGCTCGAGACTCAAAAACCGCGCCGACGCTGA
- a CDS encoding heavy-metal-associated domain-containing protein has translation MNRVLLGVRGMEQPEQIAKVSGAIKRLEGVRSVQSIDKGQLEVEYDPQQLTVMDLIRVVREQGFLAGML, from the coding sequence ATGAACCGAGTGTTGTTGGGCGTGCGGGGCATGGAACAGCCCGAACAGATCGCTAAAGTCTCAGGCGCTATCAAGAGACTGGAAGGCGTACGAAGCGTGCAATCGATCGATAAGGGGCAGCTCGAGGTCGAGTACGACCCTCAGCAGCTCACCGTGATGGATCTGATCCGGGTGGTGCGTGAACAGGGCTTCCTGGCCGGCATGCTGTAG
- a CDS encoding TROVE domain-containing protein, producing the protein MSLTFTYEGGLALVPTAHAEFLALALNWLPGNTFYEGETERQRRYLHLSSSLLLHDPAFVADLAAYSRQILGLRTVGAYLVGTLFLAGSEVSQGLGYPGEARSLAFRAARAVWRRGDEHLQTLGHLAHLKLPLPKGLRKAVKAHLEALPPRQLLKYKQVSPTALSEGFSQRDAIRLVHPRPRTQESEAVFRYLLGRAGPMEIALVERMRQEAPTWEALLSAQGSTPEVWRGALPRMKALALVRNLRNCLEAGLSIEELLPNAERVDVRDLFPHQLFRAYQEVSPALPLLDRLFHRMVEARPPMKDTLVLLDVSGSMCGTPLAQAAPLAVALALKGGIIVPFDSVVRPAVLPGESPIQTVEELLRLGGGGTCLGQAVDYAAYQAAEEGYRRLVVITDEQAHDDALLALRRFLKGGTRRQAHVINLVGYAPSVVSPHPRLHRHAGFNPRLLDFLPLVEGGGEAVRGFLERWEREAGLEGKALEAVSGEEED; encoded by the coding sequence ATGTCCTTGACCTTCACCTATGAGGGCGGTCTTGCCCTCGTACCTACTGCCCATGCAGAGTTTCTGGCACTTGCTCTAAACTGGCTTCCTGGCAACACCTTTTATGAGGGTGAGACCGAGCGTCAGCGGAGATACCTACACCTAAGCTCGAGCCTTCTCTTGCACGACCCTGCCTTTGTGGCGGATCTGGCAGCCTACAGCCGCCAGATTCTGGGCCTTCGCACGGTGGGGGCGTATCTGGTAGGTACCCTCTTCCTGGCGGGCTCCGAGGTGAGCCAGGGGCTCGGTTATCCAGGCGAGGCCCGATCCCTGGCCTTCCGGGCAGCCCGCGCGGTATGGCGCCGTGGGGATGAGCACCTGCAAACCCTGGGCCACCTGGCTCACCTCAAGCTTCCCCTGCCCAAGGGGCTTCGAAAGGCGGTGAAAGCTCATCTGGAGGCCCTGCCCCCCAGGCAGCTCCTCAAGTACAAGCAGGTGAGCCCTACCGCGTTATCCGAGGGGTTCAGCCAGCGGGACGCCATTCGCTTGGTGCATCCCCGCCCCCGTACCCAGGAAAGCGAGGCAGTCTTCCGCTACCTCCTGGGTAGGGCAGGCCCCATGGAAATTGCTCTGGTAGAGCGCATGCGCCAGGAAGCCCCCACCTGGGAGGCGCTGCTTTCTGCTCAGGGCAGTACGCCTGAGGTATGGCGGGGGGCGCTGCCCCGGATGAAGGCCCTGGCCCTGGTGCGCAACCTGCGAAACTGCCTCGAGGCCGGTCTTTCCATCGAGGAGCTTCTGCCAAATGCGGAGCGGGTGGATGTGCGTGATCTCTTCCCCCACCAGCTTTTCCGGGCCTACCAGGAGGTTTCTCCGGCCCTCCCCCTTCTGGATCGCCTGTTCCACCGCATGGTGGAGGCGCGCCCGCCTATGAAGGATACCCTGGTGCTCCTGGACGTCTCGGGTTCCATGTGCGGTACCCCGCTGGCACAGGCTGCCCCGCTGGCGGTGGCCCTGGCCCTCAAGGGCGGGATCATCGTCCCCTTTGACAGCGTGGTGCGCCCTGCGGTTCTCCCCGGTGAAAGCCCCATCCAGACAGTGGAGGAGCTGTTGCGGCTGGGGGGTGGGGGCACCTGCCTGGGGCAAGCGGTGGATTACGCTGCCTACCAGGCAGCCGAGGAAGGGTATCGCCGCCTTGTGGTGATCACGGATGAGCAGGCCCACGACGACGCCCTCCTGGCCTTGCGGCGTTTTCTAAAGGGGGGCACCAGGCGTCAGGCGCACGTGATCAACCTGGTCGGCTACGCCCCCAGCGTGGTGAGCCCCCATCCCCGGCTCCACCGCCACGCGGGGTTCAACCCCCGGTTGCTGGATTTCCTGCCACTGGTAGAAGGCGGCGGCGAGGCGGTCAGGGGCTTCCTGGAGCGCTGGGAGCGGGAAGCCGGGCTGGAAGGGAAGGCGCTCGAGGCTGTTTCCGGGGAAGAGGAGGATTGA
- a CDS encoding glycosyltransferase has translation MRLYRIGLFTDTYLPGPNGVATSVYLLKRELRRMGHEAWVLAPEMPDADPREDWVVRVPSVPYPFFENQRLAMPSSRLLPTEFEIFHTHTPLFIGIWGARLAYRHRLPHVSTFHTHLEKYAHYIPGVATLDKYVGIMQKVCQAFYNRADVVIAPTNPVKQLAESYAIEREIRVIPTGIDTDILESAPDPVSPWPSGKRRLLHVGRLGKEKSVDVVIRALAEIRKELDAHLALVGMGPEQDELEKLAHRLGLSEHLTFVGPVPYEKIGGYYRMAELFLFASETETQGLVLWEAQAVGVPVVAVGAEGTLQGVEVGSSGYLVQPGDYRAMAERALELLQNEPLRQRFSEGARKFADQRTARRVAEQIVAIYDEATRLVEIEPRRLKIPFPRLPQSSLSSPR, from the coding sequence GTGCGTCTATACCGCATCGGCCTGTTCACCGACACCTACCTGCCTGGGCCCAACGGGGTGGCTACCAGCGTTTACCTGCTCAAGCGCGAGCTGCGCCGTATGGGCCACGAGGCCTGGGTGCTGGCCCCCGAGATGCCGGACGCCGACCCCCGTGAAGACTGGGTGGTACGGGTGCCCAGTGTGCCCTACCCCTTTTTTGAAAACCAGCGGCTGGCCATGCCCAGCAGCCGCCTGCTGCCCACCGAGTTCGAGATTTTCCACACCCACACACCCCTGTTTATCGGCATCTGGGGCGCGCGGCTGGCCTACCGCCACCGCCTGCCCCACGTCTCTACCTTCCACACCCATCTAGAAAAGTACGCCCATTACATCCCCGGTGTCGCCACCCTCGACAAGTATGTGGGCATCATGCAGAAAGTCTGCCAGGCTTTCTACAACCGGGCCGATGTGGTCATCGCCCCAACCAACCCGGTCAAGCAACTGGCCGAAAGCTACGCCATAGAGCGCGAGATTAGAGTAATTCCCACTGGCATCGATACCGATATTCTGGAGTCGGCCCCCGACCCGGTCTCACCCTGGCCCAGCGGCAAGCGACGCCTGTTGCATGTGGGCCGCCTGGGGAAGGAAAAAAGTGTGGATGTGGTAATTCGCGCCCTGGCCGAAATTCGCAAGGAATTGGATGCCCACCTGGCCCTGGTGGGTATGGGGCCCGAACAGGATGAGCTGGAGAAGCTGGCCCACAGGCTGGGATTATCCGAGCATCTCACCTTTGTGGGGCCGGTGCCCTACGAGAAAATCGGCGGATATTACCGCATGGCCGAGCTGTTCTTGTTCGCCAGTGAGACCGAAACCCAGGGCCTGGTGCTCTGGGAGGCCCAGGCGGTGGGCGTGCCGGTGGTGGCGGTGGGCGCCGAAGGCACTCTGCAGGGGGTCGAGGTAGGCAGCAGCGGCTACCTGGTGCAGCCTGGCGACTATCGGGCCATGGCCGAGCGGGCCCTCGAGCTTCTCCAGAACGAACCACTGCGCCAGCGTTTCAGCGAAGGAGCCCGTAAGTTTGCCGACCAGCGCACCGCCCGGCGCGTCGCCGAGCAGATCGTAGCCATCTACGACGAGGCCACCCGCCTGGTGGAGATCGAGCCGCGCCGCCTCAAAATCCCCTTCCCCCGCCTACCCCAGAGCAGCCTGAGCAGCCCCCGCTAG
- a CDS encoding polysaccharide deacetylase family protein, translating into MEVVVLLLLLLALYLGADLVYRWMGVGSIAWGRRSSPQIALTFDDGPSAHTEAILERLRQHGVKATFFVLGNQAEKYPELLEKIRAEGHQIESHGQVHRPAFLLWPWQEARQIRAIPGRFYRPPHGIHTPFTRWLAKAAGKQIALWDVESKDWTKQDPQALAQRILVWCKPGSIVLLHDNDRFPQTLAILDEILPRLKELGYQPVRLDELEAQPLTWREGLMRASQGGHERYFIKNKVERLGLGPFDYLAVSPCAFPGPSQPGLQKGDPSLEVHLDSVRTPAMTQVQLLREGRKGFTLLAEYVQSRPEIRGVWGISQAAAGLRVFGFHLAPVTFLQRLISGTASAWFLWLYRGELPKRSLPAALLGYSPREEFLARWLKSSPKVSSEPLQER; encoded by the coding sequence GTGGAAGTTGTCGTCCTGCTCTTGCTCCTGCTGGCCCTTTATCTGGGGGCCGACCTGGTCTACCGCTGGATGGGCGTGGGTTCAATTGCCTGGGGCCGCCGAAGCAGCCCGCAAATTGCCCTCACCTTCGACGATGGGCCCAGCGCCCACACCGAGGCCATCCTCGAGCGCCTGCGACAACACGGGGTAAAGGCAACCTTTTTCGTACTGGGCAACCAAGCAGAAAAATACCCCGAGCTCCTGGAAAAAATCCGGGCCGAAGGGCATCAAATTGAGTCCCACGGCCAGGTGCACCGCCCGGCCTTCCTGCTGTGGCCCTGGCAGGAGGCCCGCCAGATTCGGGCCATACCCGGTCGCTTCTACCGACCGCCCCACGGCATTCATACCCCTTTTACCCGCTGGCTGGCTAAGGCCGCGGGCAAACAGATAGCCCTGTGGGACGTGGAGTCGAAGGACTGGACAAAGCAAGACCCCCAGGCCCTGGCCCAGCGCATTCTGGTATGGTGCAAGCCCGGTTCCATTGTTTTGTTGCACGACAATGACCGTTTTCCACAAACCCTGGCAATCCTGGATGAAATTCTGCCCAGGCTAAAAGAACTCGGCTATCAGCCGGTACGGCTTGACGAGCTCGAGGCCCAACCGCTCACCTGGCGCGAGGGGCTCATGCGGGCCAGCCAGGGCGGGCACGAGCGCTACTTTATCAAGAACAAAGTAGAGCGGCTGGGGCTGGGCCCTTTCGATTATCTAGCGGTAAGCCCCTGCGCCTTTCCTGGCCCCAGCCAGCCCGGGTTGCAAAAGGGCGACCCCAGCCTCGAGGTGCACCTCGACTCGGTACGCACCCCCGCCATGACCCAGGTCCAGCTACTGCGCGAAGGCCGCAAGGGCTTCACGCTGCTGGCCGAGTATGTGCAGTCTAGGCCGGAGATAAGAGGCGTCTGGGGCATCTCCCAGGCGGCGGCGGGGTTGCGGGTGTTTGGGTTTCACCTGGCCCCCGTCACCTTCCTGCAACGGCTGATTAGTGGCACAGCCAGCGCATGGTTTTTGTGGCTTTATCGAGGAGAGCTGCCCAAGCGCTCGTTACCCGCAGCCCTGCTGGGGTACAGCCCCCGGGAGGAATTTCTAGCCCGGTGGCTTAAATCTTCTCCCAAGGTCTCTTCTGAACCGCTGCAAGAGCGGTAA
- a CDS encoding glycosyltransferase, with protein MKPTVSVVVPARNEEEMIGACLESILQQEPPPHEVILVDNGSTDRTGEIGRRLGVQVIYQPQPGLHIARQTGLEAASGEVVAATDADCRVQPGWIAAIQEAFSDPEVVETYGPLEFFDGPLFDRLLSRYGYPLFLGIMAKLGQPNTAGGNHAVRRQVALEVGGYDVPFGEDLRLMLKLKQRGKIVYTPKAKVLTSGRRLSKGRWKMYGVHLKNIWARLRGAPQDYGPDYYADRERQ; from the coding sequence ATGAAACCTACCGTCAGCGTGGTGGTACCAGCCCGCAATGAAGAAGAGATGATCGGGGCATGCCTGGAGTCTATTCTGCAACAGGAGCCACCCCCGCACGAAGTTATTCTGGTGGACAACGGCTCCACCGACCGAACCGGCGAGATTGGACGCCGCCTGGGGGTGCAGGTAATCTACCAGCCCCAGCCCGGTCTGCACATCGCCCGTCAGACCGGCCTCGAGGCCGCCAGCGGGGAGGTTGTGGCCGCCACCGATGCCGACTGCAGGGTACAGCCCGGCTGGATTGCCGCCATCCAGGAGGCTTTTAGTGACCCCGAGGTGGTGGAAACCTACGGCCCGCTCGAGTTTTTCGATGGCCCTCTGTTCGACCGGCTGCTCTCGCGCTACGGCTACCCGCTGTTTTTAGGCATCATGGCTAAGCTAGGCCAGCCCAACACCGCCGGGGGCAACCACGCGGTGCGCCGACAGGTAGCCCTCGAGGTGGGCGGTTACGACGTACCCTTCGGCGAGGATCTGCGGCTGATGCTCAAGCTCAAGCAGCGGGGCAAGATCGTTTACACGCCCAAGGCCAAGGTGCTCACCTCGGGCCGCCGCCTGAGCAAAGGGCGCTGGAAGATGTACGGGGTGCACCTCAAGAATATCTGGGCCCGCCTGCGAGGGGCTCCGCAGGACTACGGCCCCGACTACTACGCCGACCGAGAACGGCAATAA
- the acnA gene encoding aconitate hydratase AcnA, with product MAYRDDFKTRKSLSTRMGEVHYFDIMELERQGIAPVSRLPFSIRVMLESLLRNHDEYKITKDDVVALANWQPDPGEVNVPLMLARVILQDFTGVPAVVDLAAMRDAVAKAGGNPEMINPTVPVDLVIDHSVQVDYFGTAYAFAQNVELEYKRNEERYRLIKWGQNALKNFRAVPPGTGIVHQVNLEYLASVVMTQKGEDGRLYAFPDSLVGTDSHTTMINGLGVLGWGVGGIEAEAVMLGQPYYMLAPKVIGFKLTGELPEGATATDLVLRVTEMIRKHGAVGKFVEFYGPGVSKLPLADRATIANMSPEYGATMGYFPIDEETLAYLRLTGRSDEQVDLVEKYAKATGLWRTDDAAPVYSEHLELDLSTVVPALAGPKRPQDRVNLGEVKKSFLEHLTKDPKERGFGLSPDKLDAKVTVKRGLEEFDLRHGSVVIAAITSCTNTSNPSVMLGAGLLAKKAVEAGLDTQPWVKSSLAPGSKVVTEYLDAAGLTPFLEALRFHTVGYGCTTCIGNSGPLPEDISRAVKEGDLVVAAVLSGNRNFEGRINPDVKANYLASPMLVVAYAIAGRIDIDFTTEPIGYDPNGKAIYLKDIWPSQEEIRQAVHQTLDAEMFRRQYATVFEGDERWKALPAPTGQLYQFDPNSTYIQNPPFFENLGQAREIGDIKGARVLLLLGDSITTDHISPAGNIAKNSPAAKYLMERGVEPADFNSYGSRRGNHEVMMRGTFANIRIRNLMLDGKEGPYTKKLPKSERGSEPGTGEEMFVYDAAMQYKAEGTPLIVIGGIEYGNGSSRDWAAKGTYLLGVKAVIAQSFERIHRSNLVGMGVLPLQFLPGQNAANLGLTGYEVFDILGLEDITPGKELTVVATRSDGSQVSFQVKARIDTVVEVDYYKNGGILQTVLKNMLAEKTRA from the coding sequence ATGGCCTACCGAGACGACTTCAAAACCCGCAAAAGCCTCTCCACCAGGATGGGTGAGGTGCATTACTTCGACATCATGGAGCTCGAGCGTCAGGGCATCGCGCCGGTGTCCAGGCTGCCCTTCAGCATCCGGGTGATGCTGGAAAGCCTGCTGCGCAACCACGACGAGTACAAGATCACCAAAGACGACGTGGTGGCCCTGGCCAACTGGCAGCCCGATCCCGGCGAGGTCAACGTACCGCTGATGCTGGCCCGGGTGATCCTGCAGGACTTCACCGGGGTGCCGGCGGTGGTGGATCTGGCCGCCATGCGCGACGCGGTGGCCAAGGCCGGCGGCAACCCGGAGATGATCAACCCCACCGTGCCGGTGGATCTGGTAATTGACCACAGCGTGCAGGTGGACTACTTCGGCACCGCCTATGCCTTTGCCCAGAACGTGGAGCTGGAGTACAAGCGCAACGAGGAGCGCTACCGCCTGATCAAGTGGGGCCAGAACGCCCTCAAAAACTTCCGCGCGGTGCCCCCCGGCACCGGCATCGTGCACCAGGTGAACCTCGAGTACCTGGCCTCGGTGGTGATGACGCAAAAAGGCGAAGATGGTCGACTCTATGCCTTCCCCGACAGCCTGGTGGGCACCGACTCCCACACCACCATGATCAACGGCCTGGGCGTGCTGGGCTGGGGGGTGGGCGGCATCGAGGCCGAAGCGGTGATGCTAGGCCAGCCCTACTACATGCTGGCCCCCAAGGTCATCGGCTTCAAACTGACCGGCGAGCTGCCCGAGGGGGCCACCGCCACCGACCTGGTGCTGCGCGTGACCGAGATGATCCGCAAGCACGGTGCGGTGGGTAAGTTCGTGGAGTTCTACGGCCCTGGGGTGTCCAAACTGCCGCTGGCCGACCGCGCCACCATCGCCAATATGTCGCCCGAGTACGGCGCCACCATGGGCTACTTCCCCATCGACGAGGAGACCCTGGCCTACCTGCGCCTCACCGGGCGTTCCGACGAACAGGTTGACCTGGTGGAGAAGTACGCCAAAGCCACCGGCCTGTGGCGCACCGACGACGCCGCGCCGGTGTATAGCGAGCACCTCGAGCTCGACCTCTCCACCGTGGTGCCCGCCCTGGCCGGCCCCAAGCGCCCCCAGGATCGGGTCAACCTGGGCGAGGTGAAGAAGAGCTTCCTCGAGCACCTCACCAAAGACCCCAAGGAGCGCGGCTTTGGCCTCAGCCCCGACAAGCTGGACGCCAAAGTAACGGTCAAGCGGGGCCTCGAGGAGTTCGACCTCCGGCACGGCTCGGTGGTGATTGCCGCCATCACCAGCTGCACCAACACCTCCAACCCCAGCGTGATGCTGGGTGCGGGCCTGCTGGCTAAAAAAGCTGTGGAGGCCGGCCTCGACACCCAGCCCTGGGTTAAAAGCAGCCTGGCTCCTGGCTCCAAGGTGGTAACCGAGTACCTGGACGCCGCCGGCCTCACCCCCTTCCTCGAGGCCCTGCGCTTCCATACCGTGGGCTACGGCTGCACCACCTGCATCGGCAACTCCGGGCCGCTGCCCGAAGACATTTCCAGGGCCGTGAAGGAGGGCGACCTGGTGGTGGCCGCGGTGCTCTCGGGCAACCGCAACTTCGAGGGCCGGATCAACCCCGATGTAAAGGCCAATTACCTCGCCAGCCCCATGCTGGTGGTGGCCTACGCTATCGCAGGCCGCATCGATATCGACTTCACCACTGAGCCCATCGGCTACGACCCCAACGGCAAGGCCATCTACCTAAAAGACATCTGGCCCAGCCAGGAGGAGATCCGCCAGGCCGTGCACCAGACCCTGGATGCCGAGATGTTCCGCCGCCAGTATGCCACCGTCTTCGAGGGCGACGAGCGCTGGAAGGCCCTGCCGGCCCCCACCGGCCAGCTTTATCAGTTCGACCCCAACAGCACCTACATCCAGAACCCGCCCTTCTTCGAAAACCTGGGCCAGGCCCGCGAGATCGGCGACATCAAGGGCGCGCGGGTGCTGCTGCTCCTGGGCGACTCCATCACCACCGACCACATCTCGCCCGCCGGCAACATCGCCAAGAACTCCCCCGCCGCCAAGTACCTGATGGAGCGCGGGGTCGAACCCGCCGACTTCAACAGCTACGGTTCCCGCCGCGGCAACCACGAGGTGATGATGCGCGGCACCTTTGCCAATATCCGCATCCGCAACCTGATGCTGGACGGCAAAGAGGGCCCCTACACCAAGAAGCTGCCCAAGTCTGAGCGCGGCAGCGAACCCGGCACCGGCGAAGAGATGTTCGTCTACGATGCTGCCATGCAGTACAAGGCCGAGGGCACGCCCCTGATTGTGATCGGCGGTATTGAGTACGGCAACGGCAGCAGCCGCGACTGGGCCGCCAAAGGCACCTACCTGCTGGGCGTGAAGGCGGTCATTGCCCAAAGCTTCGAGCGCATCCACCGCAGCAACCTGGTGGGCATGGGGGTGCTACCCCTGCAGTTCCTGCCGGGCCAGAACGCCGCCAACCTGGGCCTCACCGGCTACGAGGTGTTCGATATTCTGGGCCTCGAGGACATCACCCCCGGTAAGGAACTCACCGTGGTGGCTACCCGCTCCGACGGCAGCCAGGTGAGCTTCCAGGTCAAGGCCCGCATCGACACCGTGGTGGAAGTGGACTACTACAAAAACGGCGGGATTCTGCAAACCGTACTGAAGAACATGTTGGCCGAGAAGACCAGGGCATAA
- a CDS encoding DUF58 domain-containing protein, producing the protein MTRYRIRTRPTQPFAGERTQAVPGRGLEFYELRGYTQGDEPRFIDWRAFARTGRLYTRIFQAEAPARFTFFLDGSKSMLLHGKQAYAERAARILLELARPEGAFLWGGGRYQGRLSWVESGPSALLTLPRPKGVTVLITDGLDELDWSRLLQKLQRVVLVQVLAPEEASPGFAEALLQDVEVGQRLEVGPAEVQAYREALAQHLLRLKTTARRLGSYALLRVGEPIVPALLRQGVLEER; encoded by the coding sequence GTGACCCGTTATCGCATCCGCACCCGCCCCACCCAGCCCTTCGCCGGTGAGCGAACCCAGGCCGTACCGGGACGGGGCCTCGAGTTCTACGAGCTGCGCGGCTACACCCAGGGCGACGAACCCCGCTTTATAGACTGGCGCGCCTTTGCCCGCACCGGGCGGTTGTATACCCGCATCTTCCAGGCCGAAGCCCCCGCCCGGTTTACATTCTTTCTGGATGGCTCCAAAAGCATGCTGCTACACGGCAAACAAGCCTATGCCGAACGGGCAGCGCGCATCCTGTTGGAGCTAGCCCGGCCAGAAGGTGCTTTTTTGTGGGGTGGGGGGCGCTACCAGGGCCGGCTGAGCTGGGTCGAGTCGGGGCCTTCGGCCCTGCTGACGCTGCCCCGGCCTAAAGGGGTCACGGTACTGATAACCGACGGCCTGGATGAGCTGGACTGGTCGCGCCTGCTGCAGAAACTCCAGCGGGTGGTGCTGGTGCAGGTTCTGGCCCCCGAGGAGGCGTCGCCTGGCTTTGCCGAGGCTTTGCTGCAAGATGTGGAAGTAGGGCAGCGGTTGGAGGTAGGGCCGGCGGAGGTACAGGCCTATCGAGAAGCCCTGGCCCAGCACCTGCTGCGCCTGAAAACCACCGCCCGCCGCCTGGGCAGCTATGCGCTGTTGCGCGTAGGGGAACCCATTGTGCCGGCCCTGCTACGCCAGGGCGTTTTGGAAGAGCGTTAG
- a CDS encoding YbjN domain-containing protein, with translation MEMKRQHQTVEFNRALIRQYVEERGLRYLTDQDGDYVAIMAMEHCPQKLFTIFAASGLREDVFSITMRVEPSPEMSELEALRLVNRWNTQRRWPRAYHTEDGFTLDWHIDLEMGISPALFADMCNTVMLAAHQFVMELNPGRGQGVAEMQDLFRTLLERLRERR, from the coding sequence ATGGAGATGAAGCGCCAGCATCAAACGGTGGAGTTTAACCGCGCACTCATTCGCCAGTACGTGGAGGAGCGAGGCCTCCGGTACCTGACCGATCAGGATGGGGACTACGTAGCCATTATGGCGATGGAACATTGCCCGCAAAAGCTTTTCACCATCTTTGCGGCTTCGGGTCTGCGGGAAGATGTTTTTTCCATCACCATGCGCGTGGAGCCCTCTCCGGAGATGTCCGAGCTGGAGGCGCTTCGGCTGGTGAACCGCTGGAACACCCAGCGCCGCTGGCCCAGGGCCTACCACACCGAGGACGGTTTTACCCTGGACTGGCACATCGACCTCGAGATGGGCATCAGCCCGGCCCTTTTCGCCGATATGTGCAATACGGTGATGCTGGCGGCCCACCAGTTTGTGATGGAGCTCAACCCTGGGCGGGGCCAGGGCGTGGCTGAGATGCAGGATCTGTTCCGTACCTTGCTGGAGCGATTGCGAGAGAGAAGATAA
- a CDS encoding helix-turn-helix transcriptional regulator, with protein MQELHRLVKELPEHIRHLVALDLEAYRRRNLPSDRTLEMVLRAWGERRVLQVDYQSLQGRQTRRELEIWFLELNRWNLALYVLARVPGSSYPGPQMYKLARMSNPRILEKTYTIPQDFNPNKFFSGAWGVALAHQKARVVLRFAPAVIPRLREGDLPGPAEWRVLEDGRAEAVYEVNTGPDGYPFELLGWVLSWGSLVEVVAPADLRARWLQEIRNLAERWIDTLPPTPLLHSSWRH; from the coding sequence ATGCAGGAATTGCACCGTCTGGTCAAGGAACTGCCGGAGCATATCCGCCACCTGGTCGCCCTGGACCTCGAGGCCTACCGCCGGCGCAACCTTCCCTCCGACCGCACCCTGGAGATGGTCTTGCGGGCCTGGGGAGAACGCCGCGTCTTGCAGGTGGACTATCAAAGTCTGCAGGGCCGGCAGACCCGACGGGAACTGGAGATCTGGTTTCTGGAGCTAAACCGCTGGAACCTGGCGCTCTATGTTCTTGCCCGGGTACCCGGTTCAAGCTATCCAGGCCCCCAGATGTACAAGCTGGCGCGCATGTCAAACCCGAGAATCCTGGAAAAAACCTACACCATCCCCCAGGATTTCAACCCCAATAAATTCTTTTCCGGGGCCTGGGGGGTTGCCCTGGCCCATCAAAAGGCGCGGGTGGTGCTTCGGTTTGCCCCAGCGGTGATTCCCAGACTCCGTGAGGGGGATTTGCCAGGGCCCGCCGAGTGGCGCGTGCTGGAGGACGGCCGCGCGGAAGCGGTGTATGAGGTCAACACTGGCCCGGATGGCTACCCCTTCGAACTTCTGGGCTGGGTGCTTTCCTGGGGCAGCCTGGTGGAGGTGGTGGCCCCCGCCGATCTACGGGCCCGCTGGCTTCAGGAGATTCGCAACCTGGCCGAGAGATGGATAGACACCCTGCCGCCGACGCCTCTTCTGCACAGCAGTTGGCGACACTAG